From one Vanacampus margaritifer isolate UIUO_Vmar chromosome 12, RoL_Vmar_1.0, whole genome shotgun sequence genomic stretch:
- the sptbn1 gene encoding spectrin beta chain, non-erythrocytic 1 isoform X2, whose amino-acid sequence MLTHQLLKPTGCSGTQTRRPEESFFGFLCFNSGGCLKRRRSLFPMELQSASSAFSPTLDYAGPLSPSSPSGVPGPSRGHSPGRSPMRASSPGPGGGGGFPGQAAAFNYNQLEGRFKQLQDEREAVQKKTFTKWVNSHLSRVSCRITDLYVDLRDGRMLIKLLEVLSGERLPKPTKGRMRIHCLENVDKALQFLKEQRVHLENMGSHDIVDGNHRLTLGLIWTIILRFQIQDISVETEDNKEKKSAKDALLLWCQMKTAGYPNVNIHNFSTSWRDGMAFNAIIHKHRPDLIDFDKLKKSNAHHNLQNAFNLAEQHLGLTKLLDAEDISVDHPDEKSIITYVVTYYHYFSKMKALKVEGKRIGKVLDHAIETEKMVDKYECLASDLLEWIEQTIIILNNRKFANSLVGVQQQLQAFNTYRTVEKPPKFTEKGNLEVLLFTIQSKMRANNQKVYTPREGKLISDINKAWERLEKAEHERELALRTELIRQEKLEQLARRFDRKAAMRETWLSENQRLVSQDNFGFDLQAVEAATKKHEAIETDIAAYEERVQAVLSVAKELEAESYHDIKRVAARKDNVIRLWEYLLELLKARRLRLEQTLGMQKVFQEMLYIMDWMDEMKMLLLSQDYGKHLLGVEDLLQKHALVEADIGIQADRVRNVNANAQKFASDSDGYKPCDPQIIRERVAHMEFCYQELSQLAAERRARLEESRRLWKFFWEMAEEEGWIREKEQILSSEDYGKDLTGALRLLSQHKALEDETSGRAAHLQQTVKQGEQLVADKHFGADKIRERVRDVQDQWAALERLSDVRKSGLQEACNQHQFQADADDMDTWMLDVLRIVSSVDVGHDEFSTQALVKKHKDVAEEIASYRPVMDALHEQSRTLPARKADSPQVRNRLAGIEERYKEVVELARLRKQALQDALASYKMLSEASACELWIDEKEQWLNGTHIPDKLEDLEVVQHRFESLEPEMNNQASRVAVVNQVARQLVHSGHPSETEIKSQQDKLNTRWSQFRDLVDQKKESLSSALGVQNYHLECNETKSWIKEKTKVIESTQELGNDLAGVMALQRKLTGMERDLAAIEDKLGDLAKEAERLSSEHPEQSQAIKGRLDQITAVWEEMKDTMKNREASLGEASKLQQFLRELDDFQSWLSRTQTAIASEDMPNTLAEAEKLLGQHQAIKNEIRNYEEDYQKMRDMGEMVTRGQTDAQYMFLRQRLQALDTGWNELHKMWENRRNLLSQSHSYQLLVRDAKQAEAFLNNQEYVLAHTEMPTTLEGAEAAIKKQEDFMTTMDANEEKISGVVDTGRRLVADGNINTERIQDKVDSIHQRHKKNRAAASELLMRLKDNRDLQKFLQDCQELTLWINEKMLTAQDMTYDEARNLHSKWLKHQAFMAELQSNKEWLDKIQKDGEALMAEKPETEAMVREKLASLKKMWEELESSTQTKAKCLFDANKAELFTQSCADLDKWLAGLDGQMQSDDYGKDLTSVNILLKKQQMLESQVEVRQKEVDELQSQSQALSREGKGSDEVDGQRRSVESKFGALRAPLQSRRDNLMASREIHQFNRDVEDEILWVEERMPSATSTDHGHNLQTVQLLIKKNQTLQKEIQGHQPRYDDIFERSQHILRQERPTGELIGQRLAGLRSLWEQIRQETEKRHARLSEAHEAQQYYFDAAEAEAWMSEQELYMMSEEKAKDEQSSVAMLKKHQILEQAVEDYADTVHQLSATSRGLVAAEHPDSERIGMRQSQVDKLYAGLKDLSEERRGKLDERFRLFQLNREVDDLEQWIAEREVVAGSHELGQDYEHVTMLQERFREFARDTGNIGQERVDGVNRLADELINAGHGDAATVAEWKDGLNEAWADLLELIDTRTQILAASFELHKFYHDAKEILARVLDKHKKLPEELGRDQNTVETLQRMHTAFEHDIQALGTQVRQLQEDAVRLQSAYAGDKADDIQKREGEVLEAWKNLLEAAEGRRGKLADTGDKFRFFSLVRDLMLWMDDVIRLIEAQEKPRDVSSVELLMNNHQGIKAEIDARNDSFTACIELGKSLLARKHYASDEIKEKLLQLTDKRKEMIDKWEDRWEWLRLVLEVHQFSRDAGVAEAWLLGQESYLSSRVMGQSVDDVEKLIKRHEAFEKSAATWEERFAALERLTTMELLEVRRRQEEEERKKQPPADEATAAAQQREGDAASPNGPSSEPDSAREDGGVGETVNGVSEPSPTGSPGGARKTKAGQQAATLPVKSQQEAPSAASSQMEAFLHRKHEWEGHNKKASSRSWHHVFCVINHQELGFYKDHKSAAQGVPYHGEIPVALKDAACEVALGYKKKKHVFKLKVTDGNEYLFQAKDDEEMNSWISTISAAILGEKGEVTPSSHSTPAPAAARAHTMPASAARSVTVPTSASAEVAPAAESSPGKRDKDKEKRFSLFSKKK is encoded by the exons GGACAAGGCCCTGCAGTTCCTCAAGGAGCAGCGCGTCCACCTGGAGAATATGGGCTCGCATGACATCGTGGACGGCAACCACCGACTGACGCTGGGCCTCATCTGGACCATCATCCTGCGCTTCCAG ATCCAAGACATCAGCGTGGAGACGGAGGACAACAAAGAGAAGAAGTCGGCCAAAGATGCGCTGCTGCTTTGGTGTCAGATGAAGACGGCCGG ATATCCCAACGTCAACATCCACAACTTCTCCACCAGCTGGAGGGACGGGATGGCCTTCAACGCCATCATCCACAAACACAG ACCCGACCTGATCGACTTCGACAAGCTGAAGAAGTCCAACGCGCATCACAACCTGCAGAACGCCTTCAACTTGGCCGAGCAGCACTTGGGCCTCACCAAGTTGCTCGACGCCGAAG ACATCAGCGTGGACCACCCGGACGAGAAGTCCATCATCACCTACGTGGTCACCTACTACCACTACTTCTCCAAAATGAAGGCCCTCAAGGTGGAGGGCAAACGTATCGGCAAG GTTCTGGACCACGCCATCGAGACGGAGAAGATGGTGGACAAGTACGAGTGCTTGGCGTCGGATCTCCTGGAGTGGATCGAGCAGACCATCATCATCCTCAACAACCGCAAGTTTGCCAACTCGCTGGTCGGCGTCCAGCAGCAGCTGCAGGCCTTCAACACGTACAGGACGGTGGAGAAGCCGCCAAA gttCACGGAGAAGGGCAACCTGGAAGTTCTTCTGTTCACAATCCAGAGTAAGATGAGGGCCAACAACCAGAAGGTTTACACGCCTCGCGAGGGCAAACTCATCTCGGACATCAACAAG GCGTGGGAGCGTCTGGAGAAGGCGGAGCACGAGCGCGAGTTGGCGCTGAGGACGGAGCTGATCCGCCAGGAGAAACTGGAGCAGCTGGCTCGCCGCTTCGACCGCAAGGCCGCCATGCGCGAGACGTGGCTGAGCGAGAACCAGCGGCTGGTGTCGCAG GACAACTTTGGCTTCGACCTGCAGGCGGTGGAGGCGGCCACCAAGAAGCACGAGGCCATCGAGACCGACATCGCCGCCTACGAGGAGCGCGTTCAG GCGGTGCTGTCGGTGGCCAAGGAGCTGGAGGCGGAGAGCTACCACGACATCAAGCGCGTCGCGGCCAGGAAGGACAACGTGATCCGCCTGTGGGAGTACCTGCTGGAGCTGCTGAAGGCGCGAAGGCTGCGGCTGGAGCAGACGCTCGGCATGCAGAAGGTCTTCCAGGAGATGCTCTACATCATGGACTGGATGGACGAGATGAAG ATGTTGCTGCTGTCTCAGGATTACGGCAAACACCTGCTGGGCGTGGAGGACCTGCTGCAGAAGCACGCCTTGGTGGAGGCCGACATCGGGATCCAGGCCGACCGCGTCCGCAACGTCAACGCCAACGCGCAAAAGTTTGCCAGCGACTCCGACG GGTACAAACCCTGCGACCCGCAGATCATCCGGGAACGCGTGGCCCACATGGAGTTCTGCTACCAGGAACTCAGCCAGCTGGCGGCCGAGCGGCGAGCGCGCCTGGAGGAGTCGCGCCGACTCTGGAAGTTCTTCTGGGAAATGGCCGAAGAG GAAGGCTGGATCCGCGAGAAGGAGCAGATCCTGTCGTCGGAGGATTACGGCAAAGACCTGACGGGCGCTTTGCGGCTGCTGAGTCAGCACAAGGCCTTGGAGGACGAGACCAGCGGACGCGCCGCGCACCTGCAGCAGACCGTCAAGCAGGGAGAGCAGCTGGTGGCCGACAAGCACTTCGGCGCCGACAAGATCCGGGAACGCGTCCGAGACGTCCAG GACCAGTGGGCGGCGCTGGAACGGCTGTCGGACGTGCGCAAGTCGGGCCTGCAGGAGGCGTGCAATCAGCACCAGTTCCAA GCGGACGCGGACGACATGGACACGTGGATGCTGGACGTGCTCCGCATCGTGTCCAGCGTGGACGTCGGCCACGACGAGTTCTCCACGCAAGCGCTGGTCAAGAAGCACAAGGACGTGGCGGAGGAGATCGCCAGCTACCGGCCCGTCATGGACGCCCTGCACGAGCAGTCGCGCACGCTGCCGGCCCGGAAGGCCGACTCGCCGCAGGTGCGGAACCGCCTGGCGGGCATCGAGGAGCGCTACAAGGAGGTGGTGGAGCTGGCGCGCCTCCGCAAGCAAGCGCTGCAGGACGCGCTGGCCTCGTACAAGATGCTGAGCGAGGCCAGCGCCTGCGAGCTGTGGATCGACGAGAAGGAGCAGTGGCTCAACGGGACGCACATCCCCGACAAGCTGGAGGACCTGGAGGTGGTCCAGCACCG GTTTGAGAGTTTGGAACCCGAGATGAACAATCAGGCCTCGCGGGTTGCCGTCGTCAACCAGGTTGCCCGGCAACTCGTCCACAGCGGACATCCCAGCGAGACGGAAATCAAGTCCCAGCAGGACAAGCTCAACACCAG GTGGAGTCAGTTCCGAGACTTGGTGGACCAGAAGAAGGAAAGTCTGAGCTCGGCCTTGGGAGTGCAGAACTACCACCTGGAGTGCAACGAGACCAAGTCCTGGATCAAGGAGAAGACCAAG GTGATCGAGTCCACGCAGGAGCTGGGCAACGACCTGGCGGGCGTCATGGCGCTGCAGAGGAAGTTGACGGGCATGGAACGAGACTTGGCCGCCATCGAGGACAAGCTGGGCGACCTGGCCAAGGAGGCCGAGCGCCTCTCGTCGGAACATCCCGAGCAGTCGCAGGCCATCAAAGGTCGCCTGGACCAGATCACCGCCGTGTGGGAGGAGATGAAG GACACCATGAAGAACCGCGAGGCGTCTTTGGGCGAGGCCAGCAAGCTGCAGCAGTTCCTGCGCGAGCTGGACGACTTCCAGTCGTGGTTGTCGCGCACGCAGACCGCCATCGCCTCGGAGGACATGCCCAACACGCTGGCCGAGGCCGAGAAGCTGCTGGGTCAGCACCAGGCCATCAAGAACGAGATCCGCAACTACGAGGAGGACTACCAGAAGATGCGCGACATGGGCGAGATGGTGACGCGCGGCCAGACGGACGCGCAGTACATGTTCCTGCGCCAGCGGCTGCAGGCGCTGGACACGGGTTGGAACGAGCTGCACAAGATGTGGGAGAACCGCCGCAACCTGCTGTCGCAGTCGCACTCCTACCAGCTCTTGGTCAGGGACGCCAAGCAGGCCGAGGCCTTCCTCAACAACCAG GAGTACGTGTTGGCGCACACGGAGATGCCGACCACCTTGGAGGGCGCCGAGGCGGCCATCAAGAAGCAGGAGGACTTCATGACCACCATGGACGCCAACGAGGAGAAGATCAGCGGCGTGGTGGACACGGGGCGGCGGCTGGTCGCCGACGGCAACATCAACACCGAGCGCATCCAGGACAAGGTGGACTCCATACACCAAAG GCACAAGAAGAACCGAGCGGCGGCCAGCGAGCTCCTCATGAGGCTGAAGGACAACCGAGACCTGCAGAAGTTCCTGCAGGACTGCCAGGAG TTGACCTTGTGGATCAACGAGAAGATGCTGACGGCGCAGGACATGACGTACGACGAGGCACGCAACCTGCACAGCAAGTGGCTCAAGCATCAGGCCTTCATGGCCGAGCTGCAGTCCAACAAGGAATGGCTGGACAAGATCCAGAAG GACGGCGAAGCGCTGATGGCGGAGAAGCCCGAGACGGAGGCCATGGTGCGCGAGAAGCTGGCGTCGCTGAAGAAGATGTGGGAGGAGCTCGAGTCCAGCACGCAGACCAAAGCCAAATGTCTGTTTGACGCCAACAAGGCCGAACTGTTCACGCAGAGTTGCGCCGACCTGGACAAGTGGCTGGCGGGCCTGGACGGGCAGATGCAGTCCGACGACTACGGCAAAGACCTCACCTCCGTCAACATCCTGCTCAAGAAGCAGCAG aTGCTGGAGAGCCAGGTGGAGGTGCGCCAGAAGGAGGTGGATGAGCTGCAGAGTCAGTCGCAGGCGCTGAGTCGGGAGGGCAAAGGCTCGGACGAGGTGGACGGCCAGCGCAGGAGCGTGGAGAGCAAGTTTGGCGCTCTGCGGGCGCCGCTCCAAAGTCGGCGGGACAACCTGATGGCCTCCCGCGAGATCCACCAGTTCAACCGGGACGTCGAGGACGAGATC CTGTGGGTGGAGGAGCGGATGCCCTCGGCCACATCCACGGACCACGGCCACAACCTGCAGACGGTGCAGCTCCTCATCAAGAAGAACCAG ACCCTGCAGAAGGAGATCCAGGGCCACCAGCCGCGCTACGACGACATCTTTGAGCGCAGCCAGCACATCCTGCGGCAGGAGCGTCCCACGGGAGAGCTGATCGGCCAGCGGCTGGCCGGGCTGCGCTCGCTGTGGGAGCAGATCCGGCAGGAGACGGAGAAGCGGCACGCGCGCCTCAGCGAGGCCCACGAGGCGCAGCAGTACTACTTTGACGCCGCCGAGGCCGAGGCCTGGATGAGCGAGCAGGAGCTCTACATGATGTCCGAGGAGAAGGCCAAG GACGAGCAGAGTTCGGTGGCCATGTTGAAGAAGCATCAGATCCTGGAGCAGGCGGTGGAGGATTACGCCGACACCGTCCACCAGCTGTCCGCCACCAGCCGAGGCCTGGTGGCGGCCGAGCACCCCGACAG CGAGCGCATCGGCATGCGGCAGTCGCAGGTGGACAAGCTGTACGCCGGCCTGAAGGATCTGTCGGAGGAGCGGCGAGGGAAGCTGGACGAGCGCTTCCGCCTCTTCCAGCTCAACCGGGAAGTGGACGACTTGGAGCAGTGGATCGCCGAGAGGGAAGTGGTGGCGGGCTCGCACGAGCTGGGCCAAGACTACGAGCACGTCACG ATGCTGCAGGAGCGCTTCCGGGAGTTCGCCCGCGACACGGGCAACATCGGGCAGGAGCGCGTGGACGGCGTCAACCGTCTGGCGGACGAGCTGATCAACGCGGGCCACGGCGACGCGGCCACGGTGGCCGAGTGGAAGGACGGCCTGAACGAGGCCTGGGCCGACCTGCTGGAGCTGATCGACACGCGCACGCAGATCCTGGCCGCCTCCTTCGAGCTGCACAAGTTCTACCACGACGCCAAGGAGATCCTGGCGCGCGTGCTGGACAAACACAAGAAGCTGCCCGAGGAGCTGGGCCGAGACCAGAACACGGTGGAGACGCTGCAGAGGATGCACACCGCCTTCGAGCACGACATCCAAGCGCTCGGCACGCAG GTGCGTCAGCTTCAGGAGGACGCCGTGCGTCTGCAGTCGGCGTACGCCGGAGATAAAGCGGACGACATCCAGAAGCGGGAAGGCGAG GTTCTGGAGGCGTGGAAGAACCTTCTGGAGGCGGCCGAGGGTCGCCGAGGGAAGCTGGCCGACACGGGAGACAAGTTCCGCTTCTTCAGTCTGGTGCGAGACCTCATGCTGTGGATGGACGACGTCATCCGACTCATCGAGGCGCAGGAGAAGCCGCG CGACGTGTCGTCGGTGGAGCTGCTGATGAACAACCATCAGGGCATCAAAGCGGAGATCGACGCTCGCAACGACAGCTTCACCGCCTGCATCGAGTTGGGAAAATCGCTGCTGGCCAGGAAGCACTACGCCTCCGACGAG atcaaaGAAAAGTTGCTGCAGTTGACGGACAAGCGGAAAGAGATGATTGACAAGTGGGAGGATCGCTGGGAGTGGCTGCGACTGG TGCTGGAGGTGCACCAGTTCTCTCGTGACGCGGGCGTGGCCGAGGCTTGGCTGCTGGGCCAGGAGTCGTACCTGTCCAGCCGCGTGATGGGGCAAAGCGTGGACGACGTGGAGAAGCTCATCAAGAGGCACGAGGCCTTCGAGAAGTCCGCCGCCACCTGGGAGGAGCGCTTTGCCGCCCTGGAAAGGTTGACCACG ATGGAATTACTGGAAGTGAGAAGAaggcaagaagaggaagagagGAAGAAGCAGCCGCCGGCGGACGAGGCGACGGCCGCCGCGCAACAAAG GGAGGGCGACGCGGCAAGTCCGAACGGGCCGAGCAGCGAGCCGGACTCCGCCAGG GAGGACGGCGGCGTTGGCGAAACGGTGAACGGCGTGTCGGAGCCCAGCCCCACCGGCTCCCCGGGGGGCGCCCGCAAAACCAAAGCCGGCCAGCAGGCGGCCACGCTGCCCGTCAAGAGCCAGCAGGAGGCGCCCTCGGCGGCCAGCTCGCAGATGGAGGCCTTCCTGCACCGCAAGCACGAGTGGGAGGGGCACAACAAGAAAGCGTCCAGCAG GTCGTGGCATCACGTCTTCTGCGTGATCAACCATCAGGAGTTGGGCTTCTACAAGGACCACAAGAGCGCCGCGCAGGGCGTCCCCTACCACGGCGAGATCCCCGTCGCGCTCAAAGACGCCGCCTGCGAGGTGGCGCTCGGgtacaagaagaagaaacacgTCTTCAAGCTCAA AGTCACTGACGGCAACGAGTATCTCTTCCAAGCCAAAGATGAT GAGGAAATGAACTCGTGGATCTCCACCAtctcggcggccattttgggcgAGAAGGGCGAGGTGACGCCGAGCAGCCACAGCACGCCGGCGCCCGCCGCCGCCCGCGCCCACACCATGCCGGCCTCGGCCGCTCGCTCGGTCACTGTGCCCACCTCGGCTTCGGCCGAGGTGGCGCCGGCGGCCGAGTCCAGCCCGGGCAAGCGCGACAAAGACAAAGAGAAACGCTTCAGTCTCTTCAGCAAGAAGAAATAA